The Cynocephalus volans isolate mCynVol1 chromosome 2, mCynVol1.pri, whole genome shotgun sequence genome window below encodes:
- the SHLD3 gene encoding shieldin complex subunit 3 → MTTEVILHYRAYESDPTQLPEIAEKIIQDFPTRPLSRFIPWFPHDGSKLPLKPKRSPPVISGEAAEDMKQCLPISEHEVKSQNYDCTVDLLDFQPSLKKQHLIQSHTLNEQTNSGNPDKQSEKENRHKRRSWSVSVPSNNCTEKIFPLSKKLQDILKALNLHSFYRGRWTIEHTTCNNQTLEDIWAKLNQIIRHNELPSCNATIQRHLGQIWVFCDVMYCEYVGNLLKGRLALTGKINLFVHKYGVIFSM, encoded by the coding sequence ATGACTACTGAAGTAATATTACATTATCGAGCATATGAGAGCGATCCCACACAACTGCCAGAAAttgcagaaaaaataattcaagacTTCCCTACCCGTCCACTGTCAAGATTTATTCCTTGGTTTCCACATGATGGGTCCAAACTTCCACTCAAACCTAAAAGATCACCACCTGTGATTTCTGGAGAGGCAGCTGAAGATATGAAACAGTGCTTACCCATTTCAGAACATGAGGTTAAATCACAGAATTATGATTGCACAGTAGATCTATTGGATTTTCAACCTAGTTTGAAAAAGCAGCACTTAATCCAGTCACACACACTGAATGAACAGACTAATTCTGGAAATCCGGATAAacagtcagaaaaagaaaaccggCACAAGAGGAGGTCTTGGAGTGTTTCAGTTCCCAGCAATAATTGTACTGAAAAGATTTTTCCTTTGTCTAAAAAATTGCAAGATATTTTAAAGGCACTAAATTTGCactcattttatagaggaaggTGGACAATAGAACACACTACTTGTAACAACCAAACTCTGGAAGACATTTGGGCAAAACTCAATCAAATTATCAGGCACAATGAACTTCCATCTTGTAATGCTACAATTCAGAGACATTTAGGCCAAATATGGGTGTTCTGTGATGTTATGTACTGTGAATATGTGGGAaatcttcttaaaggaagattGGCTCTTactggaaaaattaatttatttgtccaTAAATATGGTGTTATTTTTAGTATGTAA